In Bosea vestrisii, the following are encoded in one genomic region:
- a CDS encoding ATP-binding protein, protein MKRQVGTLDAVPSKRLFLSIIADYDLNKAICELVDNGFDVWTRAGREGGINIKVRLDRELRTIEVEDDAGGLPRDELRFIVGPGQTGSSSTDETIGIFGVGTKRAVVALAQDVRIKTRHGSSETYQVEFDEEWLKDEEWALPLFEVDPIPPHTTRVELQKLRVQLNEEATAQLRIHLGATYARFLIRPDVSLELDGVRVEPRFFDDWSYPPDYGPRRYSGSIQTTEGRTVEIEVLAGLSSESSPTAGEYGVYFYCNDRLVAPAMKSFDVGFTTGQAGKPHPKISLTKVIVHLRGDAASMPWNSSKSDISTKHAVFVALHDWLVTIVSAYARISRIWMGDWPDKVYAYADGEIEHVQIGDFLTATKSYLPDPPKSRPRLAERMAAKNLRLSKRAPWVTGLFEGIVAAETVAKQPLAQANWFALNLLDLTLTSALRSYLVNKAKSTVGDKGLKTLLTRAPRVSHALKEAVPLTDDVWTEIENLARRRDDLTYGRSDPTVSDAELKDADRLVRQILTALHEIQTDA, encoded by the coding sequence ATGAAGCGCCAAGTCGGAACGCTGGACGCCGTACCGTCCAAGCGGCTCTTTCTCTCGATCATCGCCGACTACGACCTGAACAAGGCGATCTGCGAACTGGTCGACAACGGCTTCGACGTGTGGACCCGCGCCGGGCGCGAGGGCGGCATCAACATCAAGGTCCGACTCGACCGGGAACTTCGCACCATCGAGGTCGAGGACGACGCCGGAGGCCTGCCGCGAGACGAACTGCGCTTCATCGTAGGGCCTGGCCAGACCGGCTCGTCGTCGACGGACGAGACGATCGGCATATTCGGCGTCGGCACAAAGCGCGCCGTCGTCGCGCTCGCCCAGGATGTCCGTATTAAGACCCGACATGGTTCGAGCGAGACGTACCAGGTCGAGTTCGACGAGGAATGGTTGAAGGACGAGGAATGGGCTCTGCCGCTTTTCGAGGTCGACCCCATTCCGCCCCACACGACGCGGGTCGAGCTGCAAAAACTGCGCGTGCAGCTGAACGAGGAGGCCACGGCGCAACTTCGGATTCATCTCGGAGCGACCTATGCCCGTTTCCTTATCCGCCCCGATGTGTCGCTCGAACTCGACGGCGTTCGTGTCGAGCCTCGCTTCTTCGACGACTGGTCATATCCGCCCGATTATGGGCCGCGGCGATACTCTGGCTCGATCCAAACGACGGAGGGACGAACCGTTGAGATCGAGGTACTCGCGGGATTGAGCAGTGAGTCTAGTCCCACGGCCGGCGAGTACGGCGTCTACTTCTATTGCAACGACCGTCTCGTAGCACCGGCCATGAAGAGCTTCGACGTCGGCTTCACCACCGGCCAGGCCGGTAAGCCGCATCCAAAGATTTCTCTTACCAAGGTCATCGTGCACCTACGCGGGGATGCCGCGTCAATGCCCTGGAACAGCAGTAAGTCTGATATCAGCACGAAGCATGCCGTTTTCGTCGCACTCCACGACTGGCTGGTGACCATCGTCTCGGCCTACGCCCGAATCTCGCGCATCTGGATGGGCGATTGGCCGGATAAGGTTTACGCCTATGCGGATGGCGAGATCGAGCATGTTCAGATCGGCGATTTCCTCACCGCGACGAAATCGTACCTTCCGGACCCACCGAAGTCCCGGCCGAGACTGGCCGAACGCATGGCGGCCAAGAACCTTCGGCTGTCGAAGCGGGCGCCTTGGGTCACCGGCCTGTTCGAGGGCATCGTCGCGGCGGAGACCGTTGCCAAGCAGCCACTCGCACAGGCGAATTGGTTTGCGCTAAACCTGCTCGATTTGACGCTTACGTCAGCTCTCCGCTCGTATCTCGTCAACAAGGCAAAATCGACCGTCGGCGACAAGGGCCTCAAGACGTTGTTGACGCGCGCCCCGCGCGTTTCCCACGCGCTCAAGGAGGCCGTCCCGTTGACCGACGACGTCTGGACGGAAATCGAGAACCTGGCGAGGCGACGTGACGACCTTACCTACGGGCGTTCGGACCCGACCGTCTCGGATGCTGAATTGAAGGATGCCGATCGATTGGTCCGTCAGATCCTGACTGCGCTTCACGAGATCCAGACCGATGCCTAG